A genomic region of Barnesiella viscericola DSM 18177 contains the following coding sequences:
- a CDS encoding DUF6371 domain-containing protein, whose product MNGYRFHLQKYRPGSKTVCPECGRKSCFTRYIDEAGEISFPDNVGICDHINSCGYHYTPKEYFRDNPAVKERLNGQERFGGTPIAARPPARALPEQKPRISFLPSDWVEQSMRRYDINPLYRYFPKVMGKENVDKLFSLYRVGTSRRWGGATVFWQIDRNSNVRAGKIMGYDAVTGHRIKEPFNQVSWVHSVRKVQDFRMKQCLFGEHLLSDTSAAMSAKPVAVVESEKTALVAALFIPDFIWLATGGMHGCFNSETMQVLGGREVVLFPDLKATEEWRRRLPMLESFCRRATCSDMLERIATGAQREAGLDIADFLLMEDTPQMILQQMIERNPVLRSLIDAFGLELIDAKKTE is encoded by the coding sequence ATGAACGGATACAGATTCCATCTTCAGAAATACAGGCCGGGCAGCAAGACCGTCTGTCCGGAGTGCGGCAGGAAGTCCTGCTTTACCCGTTATATCGACGAGGCGGGAGAGATTTCCTTCCCTGACAACGTGGGCATCTGCGACCATATCAACAGTTGCGGCTACCACTATACCCCGAAGGAATACTTCCGGGACAATCCGGCTGTCAAAGAAAGATTGAATGGGCAGGAAAGGTTTGGCGGCACACCGATAGCTGCAAGACCGCCAGCAAGAGCATTGCCCGAACAGAAACCACGGATTTCTTTTCTTCCCTCTGATTGGGTGGAGCAATCCATGCGCAGGTACGACATCAACCCCTTGTACCGATACTTTCCCAAAGTGATGGGCAAGGAGAATGTGGACAAGCTATTCAGCCTATACAGGGTCGGTACCTCAAGGAGGTGGGGCGGTGCGACCGTATTCTGGCAGATAGACCGGAACAGCAACGTGCGTGCGGGCAAGATCATGGGCTACGATGCCGTAACCGGACACCGTATCAAGGAGCCTTTTAACCAAGTCAGCTGGGTGCATTCCGTGAGGAAGGTGCAGGATTTCAGGATGAAGCAGTGCCTGTTCGGAGAACATCTGCTGTCGGACACTTCCGCCGCCATGTCCGCCAAGCCCGTAGCCGTTGTCGAGAGCGAGAAGACGGCACTGGTCGCCGCCCTTTTCATCCCGGACTTCATCTGGCTTGCCACCGGAGGGATGCACGGGTGCTTCAACAGCGAGACCATGCAGGTATTGGGCGGCCGGGAGGTTGTCCTCTTCCCCGACCTCAAGGCGACGGAAGAATGGAGGCGACGGCTGCCGATGCTGGAATCCTTTTGCAGGCGTGCCACATGTTCCGATATGCTGGAGAGGATTGCGACCGGTGCGCAGCGTGAAGCCGGACTGGACATCGCAGACTTCCTCCTGATGGAGGACACGCCGCAGATGATCCTTCAACAGATGATAGAACGCAATCCCGTATTGCGGTCCCTCATCGACGCTTTCGGGCTTGAACTGATTGATGCGAAAAAAACGGAATGA
- a CDS encoding relaxase family protein: protein MIAKAKAISYGINDLRYITGESKHKKHPEKIYRVLDNLLPPELDAMGIWNSMQLTLSQHRPIKNSIIRIELSPSPEHTSFYDIEDWQKLWHEFAEEFDKQTITGKDGKVRSSPTNLANSKYTVYLHMESKGKVPHLHAAICRFDENGNINNDHNIHLRAQRAAERVAVKRGWKTAEEIRSRNIPEVSRECMEVLRTMPSWSWEEYKKALARRGYSVYERKDKKDVLRGYAILKGNAKYKASELGVARNLMISKLPRTWQKLHYRERLAAQVNTSQIHRPEPVRRPTTDMDDYTHYRSGSVSYTLSSHSGREQRFYIPERVLDYFNDEFDYREVANSSELTDIAVAIFVGMLDTPAISAGGGGGGSQSNLPWRDKDDDDLQWARRCARTATLLLGKKPRTGLRR, encoded by the coding sequence ATGATTGCAAAAGCCAAAGCCATATCTTACGGCATCAATGACCTTCGTTATATTACTGGCGAATCAAAACACAAGAAGCATCCGGAAAAAATATATCGGGTATTGGACAATCTGTTGCCCCCGGAACTGGACGCTATGGGAATATGGAACTCCATGCAGTTGACCCTTTCCCAGCATCGGCCGATAAAGAATTCCATAATCAGAATAGAGTTGAGTCCATCGCCTGAGCATACCAGTTTCTATGACATTGAGGACTGGCAAAAACTCTGGCACGAGTTCGCCGAAGAGTTCGATAAACAAACGATTACCGGCAAGGACGGTAAAGTCCGTTCCAGCCCGACCAATCTGGCAAACAGCAAATACACGGTTTACCTGCACATGGAATCCAAAGGGAAAGTTCCCCATCTACACGCCGCAATTTGCCGCTTTGATGAAAATGGGAACATCAACAATGACCATAACATTCATCTTCGGGCACAACGTGCAGCCGAGCGAGTTGCAGTGAAACGTGGCTGGAAGACTGCGGAAGAAATCCGAAGTCGCAACATTCCGGAAGTAAGCAGAGAGTGCATGGAGGTATTGAGAACCATGCCATCATGGTCATGGGAAGAATACAAGAAGGCACTTGCCCGGAGAGGCTATTCCGTATATGAACGGAAAGACAAGAAAGATGTTCTCCGTGGATATGCGATCCTCAAAGGAAATGCCAAATACAAGGCTTCCGAACTGGGAGTGGCCCGTAACCTGATGATTTCGAAACTTCCCCGTACGTGGCAAAAGCTCCACTACCGGGAGAGGCTTGCCGCTCAGGTCAATACTTCTCAAATCCATAGACCAGAACCTGTTAGAAGACCGACAACCGATATGGACGACTATACTCACTATCGTTCCGGCTCGGTGTCCTACACGCTTTCTTCCCATAGCGGGAGGGAACAGCGTTTCTATATTCCGGAGCGGGTGCTTGACTATTTCAACGATGAGTTCGACTATCGGGAGGTTGCCAACAGCAGTGAGCTGACCGACATAGCCGTAGCTATCTTTGTTGGTATGCTTGATACGCCAGCCATATCTGCCGGAGGTGGCGGCGGAGGTTCGCAAAGCAATCTCCCCTGGCGGGACAAGGACGATGACGACCTGCAATGGGCCCGTCGCTGCGCACGAACCGCTACCCTCCTATTGGGCAAGAAACCGAGAACAGGATTAAGACGATAA
- a CDS encoding plasmid mobilization protein: MKEDIVNTSTSPKETRSVFVGAKVTPSQRDHIKSLAEQCGMTVSDYILSCAYNFKPKARLTKEEAALLQNLDNCRSDLVKYTSALHGMSTKQRMVMFNQIPFMVGWLGELSNVAEGVYQFLEAVKEKNRIPSNPQSEEK, from the coding sequence ATGAAAGAAGATATTGTCAATACATCAACTTCCCCGAAAGAAACAAGAAGCGTTTTTGTCGGGGCAAAAGTCACTCCCAGCCAGAGAGACCATATAAAATCACTGGCCGAACAATGCGGCATGACCGTAAGCGACTACATATTGTCATGTGCATATAACTTCAAGCCCAAAGCGAGGCTCACGAAAGAAGAGGCGGCACTGCTGCAGAATCTGGACAATTGTCGGTCTGATCTCGTAAAATATACCTCCGCACTTCATGGAATGTCCACAAAGCAGCGGATGGTAATGTTCAATCAGATTCCGTTCATGGTCGGCTGGCTCGGAGAACTTTCCAATGTTGCCGAAGGCGTCTACCAATTCCTGGAAGCCGTAAAGGAGAAAAATAGAATTCCGTCCAACCCTCAATCCGAAGAAAAATGA